The DNA region GCCGTGCAGCGGCGCCGGCGTGATGGTGAGGCCGTCCCCGTGTTCTTCCACGAGGCCGCCCAGCTTGCGCAGCTCGCGCGCGAGGTCGCCGATCCGGTCCGTCTCCTTGTGCCGGATGTGCGCCACGCCGGTGATCCGCGTCGGTCCTTCGGCAAACAGCGCCACCACGGCGAGCGTCTGCACCGTGTCGCTGATGGCGTTCATGTCGACGTCGATGCCGCGCAGCGGCGCACCGGTCACCGCCAGTCCCGTCGTCGTCTCGGCAACACCGCAGCCCATCGCGCGCAGGCACTCGACGAATCCGACGTCGCCCTGCAGCGCCTGCGACCCGAGCCCCTCGACGGTCACCGTCCCGCCGGCGATCGCAGCGGCGCCCCAGAAGTAGCTGGCCGCGCTCGCATCGGGCTCGATGTCGTAGGCCGTGCCGCGGTAGCGGCCCGGGGCTGGCACCGTCAGGCGTCGGAGGTCGCTGCCATCCACGTCGATCCCGAAGGCGCGCATCACCCCGAGGGTCATGTGCACGTACGGCTGCGAGACCAGCGGGCCGTCCACGCGCAGGTCCACGGGGGCCGCGGCGTACGGCGCGGCCATCAGCAGGCCGCTGAGGAACTGGCTCGAGATGTCGCCGCCGACCACCGCCGTGCCGCCGTGCAGGCCGCGGGTGTCGATCACCACGGGAGGGCAGTCGCCCGGCGATTCCGCGCGGCAACTGGCGCCGAGCGCGTCGAGCGCCGCGAGCAGGTCGCCCATCGGCCGCTGCCGCATGCGCGGCACGCCGTCGAGCCGGTAGTGCCCGCCAATGGCCGCGAGCATGGCCGTCAGGAAGCGGATCGTGGTCCCGCTGTTGGCGACCCACACCTCGCCGCGGTCAACGGCGAGCTGACCCCCACAGCCCGTGATGTCGATGGTGGCGGCATCGCGGTCGACGACGAGCGCCAGCCCGAGCTGCTCGAGCGCGGCGATCATCACCCGCGTGTCCTCGCTGTCGAGCACGCCGGTCAGTCGGGAGGGGCCGTCAGCGAGGGCGGCGCAGACCAGCGCCCGGTTGGTGAGGCTCTTGGAACCTGGCGGCCGCACGCGGGCATCGAGCGGGCCGCATGGGGCGATCGCTACCGAATCCATGCCCGGTCAGTATCGCTCACCGCGGCGGCCGGGTGCTGCTCCGGCCGAGCGGCGTGGGTCAGTCGCGGTCGTCGCTCTCGGTGCGCTTGAGCGGCGGCACGGGCGTGTCGGGCGAGAGCGCCGGGCGGCGCGTGTGCCAGTCGGTGGCCGCCTCGTAGGCCCGCGCCAGGGCGAGAACGCGGCCTTCCGAGAAGCGCGGCCCCGCGATCATCAGGCCCACCGGCAGTCCCGCGGTCGTGAACCCGCACGGCACGGAGATGGCCGGGATGCCGTACACGTTGAAGTGTCCGGTGTTCTCGAGCTCGGGGTTGCGAGGCACGTCCTTCTCCTCGCGCTGGAGCGCCGCGTCCACCGTTCGGGGTGTGCGTCGTCGGGTCGGCAGCACTACCAGGTCCACGTCGGCGAAGCTGTCGTCGATCGTGCGGCGTATGAGCTCGACGGTCCAGTGGCCACGAATGTAGTCGGCAGCCCTGGCGTCCCTGTCGCCGTTGAGGTTCCGGCGCGTCGGAATCTGGTAGCGCTGGGCCATCCTCGTGAAGAGCGGCTCGTGATACGC from Luteitalea sp. TBR-22 includes:
- the aroA gene encoding 3-phosphoshikimate 1-carboxyvinyltransferase, which produces MDSVAIAPCGPLDARVRPPGSKSLTNRALVCAALADGPSRLTGVLDSEDTRVMIAALEQLGLALVVDRDAATIDITGCGGQLAVDRGEVWVANSGTTIRFLTAMLAAIGGHYRLDGVPRMRQRPMGDLLAALDALGASCRAESPGDCPPVVIDTRGLHGGTAVVGGDISSQFLSGLLMAAPYAAAPVDLRVDGPLVSQPYVHMTLGVMRAFGIDVDGSDLRRLTVPAPGRYRGTAYDIEPDASAASYFWGAAAIAGGTVTVEGLGSQALQGDVGFVECLRAMGCGVAETTTGLAVTGAPLRGIDVDMNAISDTVQTLAVVALFAEGPTRITGVAHIRHKETDRIGDLARELRKLGGLVEEHGDGLTITPAPLHGATIETYDDHRMAMSLSLAGLRVPGVVITNPACTGKTYPRYFEDLARVCATAV